GCGCCCACCCGCTTCAAGCTGCCGGACCGTGAATTCATCAAGCCACTGGCGCGCGCTTTGGTGGAACAGCGCAAGCACATCATTCTTGATCCCAATGCCGCGCCCGATGCGTCCACGCTGGTGGGCGCGATGCTGCTTTACCCGTCTGACATTGCCTCCAACAGCGGCCTCATCATCAATCTTTCTGCGCTGAACAACCGCCTCTCCACCGCTTCGGCTACTGATGATGTGGTCGCCGTGGTCAAAGACATGTGGCCGCTGATCCTCGCCGTTGAGAATGGCCGGCTCGATGATGCCCGTGCCGAATTGAAGGCCCTGGCGCAAGAGCTGCAGCAGGCGCTGCGTGATGGCGCACCGAAGGAAAAGATCGACGAACTCACCCGCCGCATGCGCGAAGCAATGGACCGTTTGATCGCCCAACTGCAGAAAGAGGGCAAGGACCGCGCCGCCCAAGGCTTGAAGCCGCAGGGTCAGCAGGGCCAGGGCATGACCAAAGAGCAATTGCAGCAGATGCTCGACCAGATCGGTAAACTGGGTAAGGACGGTGACAAGAATGCTGCGCAGGACATGCTCTCGCAGTTGGACCAATTGCTGCAGAACCTGGAACCCGGCGACGGCAAGAATGCCCAGAACGGTTCCGGCGGCCAGAACGAAGATCTGAACGCGCTTTCCGAAATGATGCGCCAGCAGCGCAAGCTCATGGACCAGACCCAGCGCATGCCAGGCGGCGCCGGCAAGGATGAAGGCGGCAATGAGGGCCTCGCCGACCAGCAAAAGCAATTGCGCGATAAGCTCGGCAAATTGGGCCAGGGCATGAGCGGTGATGAAGGTGGCGACAAGCTGGGCGATGCCGGCAAGAACATGGATGGCGCCGAGCAATCTCTTCGTGACGGCAACAAGGAAGGCGCTCTCAAGGAACAGAACCAGGCGCTGCGCAACATGCTGCAGGGCATGAGCAAGCTCACCCAGCAGCTCGGCAAGAATGGCCAGGGCGATGCCTATAGCAACAGCCGCGAAGGCCGCGACGGCAAGGACACTGATCCGCTGGGCCGTTCCCTCAATGGCCCCAATCAAAATCTGGTGCCGTCAGAACTCGCCTCGCGCCGCGCCCATGAAATCCTCGAACAACTCCGCGCCCGCGCCAATGAGGAAGGCCTGGATGACGAGACGAAGGCTTATATTGATCGGCTTCTGAAGGACGAGTTTTAGAGAACGAAAGTTCTCAATCCTCTTTCACCACATGCCCCACAAAAGGCAGCTCGCGGAATTGATGCGCCATGTCCATGCCGTAGCCGACGACGAACAGATCCGGGCATTCAAACGCGCAATGATCCGCCTTGATCGACGCGGCCAGATGGCCGGGCTTGAACAGCAGCACCGCCGAGCGCACCGACTTGGCGCCCCGCGCCGCCAGCAGATCCTTGGCAAAAGCCAGCGTGCGGCCAGATTCCAGAATGTCATCCACCAGCAGGATGTCACGGCCCTGGATTTCTGAATCAATGTCACGCAACACATCAACCTTGCCGGATGATTTCATCGCGGCGCGATATGATGACAGGATCATGAAATCCACTTCCGGCGTCAGCCCGGCGTGATGCATGGCGCGTAAGAGATCAGCCGCAAAAACGAAACTGCCCTTCAGCACCGGCACCACCAGCAGGCGATTGGGCTTGGTGGCGGCAATTTCAACAGCCAGGCTTTTCAGCCGTTCGGAAATCTGGTCTTCGGAAAACAGGACATCGATGCGATGTCCATCAATTTTGATCGAGCTCATAAGGTAGGGTTTGAGCCGATTTCATCCGCATGTGCAAAGCGAATTTGCAGTTTTTGCGCAAGTTCGGGCGGAGAAGATACGCGCGTGGTGAAGGCGGTGGTTTCACCCGGCCGCAGCGGCCGCGCTGCCGTATCCAGCGTCCAGGTATAGACTTCCACGCCCTTTTCATCGGTCAGCGCAAAGCGCAACGACGGAATCTTGCGGATATCCTCGGTCGGGTTGCTGATCTCACCCTTCACCGTCAGCACATGTTGGCCGCCGGTGGATTTGTTCACCTGTTCCACATGGGCAATGTTGAGCCCGTAAAGATTGATCTCATGGCCGAATTTCGCATAGGCCCCAGCGGTGACTGGGGCGGCCAGCACCGTGGCCTCCGGCGCAATGGCCGCAAACAGAAAGGGTGACGCCGCGACGAGCGCAAACGATGCCCAGCCACCGATGGTCTTGGTGCGGGCCATCTGCCGTGCCTTGTAATCCTGCCGCACATTGCGCGCCGCTTCCACCAATTGGCCGACATCAAACTGGTGCTCATCAATCTCTTCAAACGTCGCAGGCAGCACCGCGTCGGTAATGTCCTTGATTTCGATCACTGGCAGCTCCTGCCAATGGTGCCCGCAGGCATTGCAGGTCACTTTGAATGGCTCATGCCCCGCATGGGCGCCGATATTGTACCTGGTGGTGCAAGATGGGCAAGAAACGATCATGGTGGCCCCGGCTAATCGCGATAGAATCGCTGATGATGATTCGGTTGGGTTTGGTGGCGGCTGGTTTGGGGACTAGCGTAACGCCGTTTAGGGTTAATGCGTGGTTAACGCGGGGACGAAGTTGAAGATGGGGGTCATTGAGCTTCAGGATGTTTCGCTCCGCTATGCCGGCGGGCCGCCTGTATTGCATGACGTCAATCTTGATCTGGCGCAGGGCGATTTGCGTTTTTTGACCGGGCCTTCGGGTGCCGGAAAATCCACCCTGCTGCGCCTGTTGTTTCTGGCCTTGAAGCCCGATAGCGGCATCGCCCGCGTCTTCGGCTCTGATGTGAGCCGACTCACACCGCACGAGCGCGCACTTCTCCGCCGCAAGCTGGGCGTGGTGTTTCAGGATTTCCGTCTGCTGAAACACATGTCGGTGTTTGAGAATGTGGCGCTGCCCCTGCGTGCTGCGGGCGCACGGCCAGAGACCTATGCGTCCGATGTGAATGACTTGCTGGACTGGATCGGCCTCAAATCCCGCGCCCACGATTTGCCTGACACTTTGTCAGGCGGCGAAAAGCAGCGCGTGGCCATTGCCCGCGCGGTGGTGACCAAGCCGCAAGTGATCCTGGCTGATGAGCCCACCGGCAATGTCGATCCCGCCATGGCGCGTAGGCTTCTGCGCCTGTTTCTGGAACTGAACCGGCAAGGCACTACTGTGCTGCTGGCAACCCATGATACCGAGCTGATCCGGCGGGCCGGCGGCCAAGCCCTGCATCTCGAAGCCGGGACTTTGGGCGCAGCATGAGCGATCAGCCCAGCGCAAAGCCATCACCCGTTTTCCCGCGCCGGGTAGCACCCCTGCGCGCTCTGATCATCACCATGGCGGTGATGTGCTATCTCGCCTGCCTGGCCATCGGCGCACTCGTCCTCATCAACCGCGCTACCCAGAGCTGGACGCAAGGCCTCGCCCGAGAAATCACTGTGGAAGTGCGGCCGCTTTCGGATGCCAAGCTGGATGATGAAGTCAAGAAAGCGCTGAGCTTGCTCGAGGCCACCAAGGGTGTGCTGAGCACCGAAGCCTTGCCACTGGAAGACAGCGCGCGCCTGCTGGAGCCTTGGCTCGGCAAAGTTGAAGTGGATGACCTCCCTCTGCCACGCCTGATCCGCGTTAGCATCGATGAGGCGAACCCGCCTGATTATGAAGCGCTTGCCACTTCACTCACCACGCAAGTGAAAGGTGCGAGCCTCGATACCCACCAGCGCTGGCAGAACGAATTCATCCGCCTCGGCAACAGCCTGACCTTGCTCACGGCACTGGTGCTGGGCCTGATCTCGCTGGCCACTATTCTGCTGGTCACCGCTGCGGCGCGCGGCGTAATCGAGGCCAATCGCAGCATTGTCGATGTGCTGGAATTGATCGGTGCCGAGCCGCATTTCATCGCGCGACAGAATGACCGGCAGTTCCTGTCCTCGGGCCTTACCTCAGGCTTCGCTGGATTGATCTTGGGCCTGCTCACATTCTCGGCGCTCGGTGTTTTCGGCGGTGCCGCCGACGAGGCGATGGCCGCCGCTGGCCGTTCTCTCTTCTTTGCCCCGCAAGCGCGTTGGCAGCTGGTGGCGGGCCTTCTCTCCGTGCCGGTCGCTGCCACCTTGATTGCGCTGCTGGTTTCGCGCATCACTCTGATGCGAATTCTAGGCAAGGATCTATGATCGTTCTGCGCTCCCTCATCTTCAACATCGCCTTCTATGTGGTGTTGATGCTGTTTCTGATTTTCGGCCTGCCGCTCACGCTGGCAAGCCGCATCACCGCCATCCGAGCCTTGCAGGCCTGGGGCCGCACCATGAACTGGCTGCTGCGCGTGATCTGCAACATCAAGGTTGAAGTGCGAGGTGCCGGGAACATTCCGCCGGGCCCGCTTCTGGTGGCCGGCAAGCATCAATCCACCTGGGAGACTTTCGCGCTGCCGGTCCTGTTCAACGATCCCTGCGTGGTGTTGAAGAAGCAGATTTTCTACATCCCTCTCATGGGCTGGCCCTATGGCTACAAGTTCCGCATGCTCCCGGTGGATCGCGGTGCCGGAAGCAAAGCGCTGAAGGACCTGATCCGCCGCGGCAAAGAGGAATTGGCCGCTGGCCGCCAGATCATCATCCTGCCCGAAGGCACCCGCCGCCCGGTCGGTGCGCCGCCCGATTACAAGTCAGGCACGGCAGCGCTCTATACCAATCTCAATGTGCCCTGCGTCACCTTCGGCCTGAATGCCGGAGTGTTCTGGCCGCGCCACGGTTTCCTGCGCCCACCTGGCACCATTGTCATTGAATTCGGCAAGACCATTCCGCCCGGACTAACGCGTAAGGTTTTTGAGGCGCAGCTGCAGGATACGATCGAAACCATTTCCAACCGGCTGGTGGCCGAAGCCTCAAAAAGCTGATTTTCAAAATTCGTTCTTGATTTGTTTACCAATGTCGTTCTATGAATGTTCCAACGAGGAACACCATCATGAACATTCATGGCACTGCCTTCTCAGAGACCGCCAGCAAGGACATTCCGGAACTGCGTGAACGCTTCTGGTTCTGGCGCGGTGCCTCCGGCCAGAACTATATTCACTCGGTCTATACGCCGGAAACCTGCCCGCCGCTGCCGGGTGCCGTCTATGTCGGCGTGAAGCGGCATGGGGCCATGCGCACCGCCATGGTGGTCGGCCGTTTTGATCCGCATCTGGAAGGCGGCCTGCCTTCGGTGTTCCGCCATTTTGATGAAATCCACGTGCATCTTTTGGCCCGCGCACCGGGTGCGGCAGAATCTGTGCGCAACGATCTCGCCGTGGCCCTGGGCGAAGACGGTGAACTTGAAACCAAATCGGCTTTTCGGGTCGCCGCCTAGTTCATAACGTGCGGGGCGAAGGCTTCCATCCCCGGATCATGAATGCCCAGTTCACGCAAATGCTGGATCGTATTGGCCACATAGTCCCGGCATGAGCCCATCGTGCCATGGCCCTGGCCGATGAAATGCAGAAGCTCTTCCATTTTCATCTGCGGCACATATTGCTTGCTGGTGCGCTGCACGATGTAGGTCAGAGCTTCAACGCTCTCGCCTGAGTCCAGAACCACAAAACGCTTCTGCCGCTCATGATAGGCATCGCCCAGCATTTCGCGCGCTCGTACCTTGGCAATCACCTCGGCCCAGTTTTCGGCCGCCACGTCATAGACCAGGCCCAGGCATGACCCGCCACGGTCCAGCCCCAGAACCAGCCCCGGTTTTTCCGGCGTGCCCCGGTAGTGATGCGAGAACACGCTCAGACGCCGGTGAAAGCCATGCAGGCGTGCCTTGCGCGCCGAGGTGAAATTGAAATCCGGCCGCCACATCAGCGATCCATAGGCAAAAATGCGATGCGGCTCGGTGCTCAATTCAGAAAATCACTTCGGCTTGTGCCCACGGCCAAAGTCCGGCGCCGCCGTATCCTGTCCGGCAGCAATAATGCCACGCCGCACTTCGCGCGCCCTCGTGAACAAATTGAACAGCGTATCACCATCACCCCAGCGCACGGCGCGCTGTAGCACCGCAAGTTCTTCCGAAAAGCGGCCCAGCATTTCCAGCACCGCTTCCTTGTTGTTCAAAAACACATCGCGCCACATCGTCGGATCAGATGCCGCGATACGGGTGAAATCACGAAAACCCGAAGCCGAATATTTGATCACTTCCGAATCCGTCACCGTCTCCAGATCAGCCGCCGTCGCCACGGTGTTGTAAGCAATGAGATGCGGCAAATGGCTGGTGATCGCCAGCACCAGATCATGATGCCCGACTTCCATCGTATCCACCATCGAACCCAGCCCTTCCCAGAACTGGGTGAGCTTGGCCACCGCCGCAGAATCAGCGCCAGGCAGTGGCGTCAGGATGCACCAGCGGCCATGAAACAATTCGGCGAAGCCCGCGCGCGGCCCTGACTGCTCGGTGCCTGCCACCGGATGGCCAGGAATGAAATGCACATTTTGCGGAATAAACGGCCCGCAATCACGCGCAATGGCGCCTTTGACTGAGCCCACATCCGTGACAATCGCACCCGCCTTCAAATGCGGGCCAATCTCTTTCGCCAAGGCAGCACAGGCCCCCACCGGCGCGCACAGGATCACCAGGTCAGCATCCTTCACTGCATCAGCTGCGTGAACATGCACGTCATCGACCAGTTTGATTTCCAGAGCCACTGCTCGCGTTTCCGCACTTCTGGCATGGCCAGAAATATGCCGGGCCAAGCCTTTGGCGCGGATGCCATGGCAGATCGAAGACCCAATCAGCCCCAAGCCCAGCAAGGCCACTTTTTCAAACATGATGCTCATTTCAGAAATTCTTTCAGCGCGGCAACCACCGCATGATTGGCCTCTTCCGGCCCGATGGAAAGTCGAAGCGCGGCAGGCAGCCCATAGGAATCAACCCGCCGCAAAATCAATCCGCGCTCGCTCAAAAAGGCATCCGCCTTTTGTGCCGCCTCCGGCGACCCGAAATGCACCAGAATAAAATTGCCCACCGAAGGCGTGACCTTCAGGCCCAGCTTCGAAATCTCATCCGTCAGCCATGAAAGCCACTTGTTGTTGAACGCCACCGCTTCATCCACAAAGCGCGTGTCCTCAATCGCCGCAACACCCGCCTTCAGCGCCGGCAGGCTTACGTTGAACGGGCCCCGAATGCGGTTCAGCACATCGGCAATCGGGGCCGGGCAATAGGCCCAGCCCAGCCGCAGCGCGGCAAGCCCGTGGATTTTCGAGAAGGTGCGCGTCATCACCACATTGTCATGCGCTTCCACCAGTGAAACACCCGCGTCGTAATTATTGCTCAGCACAAACTCGGCATAGGCCGCATCCAGCACCAGCAACACATGCGCAGGCAAGCCCTGATGCAGGCGCTTAACCTCGGCAGCACTCAGATAAGTGCCGGTCGGATTGTTCGGATTGGCCAGAAACACAATCTTGGTTTTCGCCGTCACCCGCGAGAGAATCTCGCCCACATCAGCCCGGTGTGCATGCTCCGGCGCCACCACCGATTTCGCCCCATTGCTGGCAATGGCAATCGGGTAAACCAGAAAACCAAACTGCGAATAAACCGCCTCATCCCCCGGCCCCAGATAGGCATGGGCCAGAAGCTGCAGCAGCTCATCAGAGCCCGCACCACAGACAATGTTCTCAGCCTTCAGCCCATGCCGCTTGGCAATCGCAGCGCGCAATTCAGTGGCAGACCCATCGGGATAAAGCGCCATGTCCTTCGCCGCCGCCGAAAAAGCTTCGGTCGCCTTCGGGCTGGCACCCAAGGCCGATTCATTCGACGACAATTTGAAAACCTTGCCCGTCTTGGCCCCGGATTTCCCCGGCACATAGGCATGGATGTCCAGGATGCCGGATTTGGGCTTCGGGCCGTTGATATTTTGCGTGGTCATGTCCCCGGCTATAAAGAGCTATCCGCGTGAAGCCAAGCCTCTGCCCGCAGGCTGCGGATTGGGCAGCAGCACCGGGCGCAAACGCGGCAAGGCGCGGCGCACCAGCTTGCCGGTGGAATAGGCATGGATCTGCTTCACCGCCTCAATCACGATGACGCCCCCCATGCGCCCGATCCCGGTGCGGCCCAATGGCTCCAGCCCCTTCATCAAAGGCAGTCCCAGCCAGGGCGGGGCGATCAGGCTGTAATCCACCCGCTTCAGCGAAAACTGCGCCGCCTTCAGCAGCGTCATCAATTGATTGGTTGAAAAGGGCTGGCCCTGGCCAAAAGGCGAAGCATCCGACACCGACCAGAAGCCGCGCCGGTTCGGCACGACGACGATCAGCCGCCCTTGAGGCGACAGCACGCGCCAGACCTCTTCCATCAGCTCCTCGGCACTTTCGGCAAATTCCAGCGCATGCACCAGCAAGGCCACATCCACGACATTGTCGCCCAAAGGCAGATCAAGCTCATCCACCAAGGCCGAGCGCACCTTGCCCTGTTCCGGCCAGTGGATCACCCCGGCGCGGGCCATCATGAAAGACAGGGCGCGTTCATGGCCTTGAATATAGGGCGAAGCATAGCCCAGCCCCAGCACCAGCTGGTCCGCCGGCACCACGACGGCCGGCTTCAACTTCGCTGCCAGCACGCCTTGCGTGACCCGGCCCAAAGGATGAGAATAGAATTCAGCAATATCGACGATATTCATGCGTGCAAAGACTAGCCCGAAAGTGCTACCCGGTCACCAAAGCGTTTTCATTGGCATGGCCAATGAAAATCGCCTCAATTTAATTGACGTGTGCCCTTGTCGCAAAAGTCTTCAACTTTTGCGGGGCACGCTTAATAACAGGGTTTAAACATGGCTTCTCTCGACATCATTCAGTTCCCCTGCCGCAGTGACAATTTCGGCGTGATCATCCGTGATCAAGCCACCCGCCAGGTGGCGGCCATTGACGCGCCGGAATTCGAAGCTGTGGACGCCGCGCTGAAAAAGGCGGGCTGGAAATTGAACACCCTGTTCATCACCCACCACCATGCCGATCACGTTGAAGGCAATCTGAAACTTAAAGAATCCTACAATTGTGAAATCATCGGGCCAGAGAAAGAAAAGGCCACCATCCCCGGAATCGACAAGACTCTGCGCGGTGGCGAAAGCATTACCTGGGCCGGCCACAAGATTGATGTGCTGGATTGCCCCGGCCATACGCTGGGCCACATCTCGTTCCATTTCCCTGATGATAAAGTGCTGTTCGCCGCAGACACACTGTTCTCGGTGGGCTGCGGTCGTGTGATCGAAGGCACGATGGAGCAGATGTTCTACTCGGTGACTCAGTTCCTCAAACTGCCGCCCGAAACCCAGCTCTATTGCGGCCATGAATATACGGTGGCCAATTGCGTGTTCGCGCTCACGGTGGACGCCGGCAATGCCGCCCTGCAGGCCCGGCTGAAACAGGCCGACGCGGCGGTGAAAGCCGGCGGCGCCAGCCTGCCGATTACGTTGGGCGAGGAATTCAAAACCAACCCCTATCTGCGTCTAAAGGACAGGGCGATCCGCCAGCATTTGGGGATGGAGAACGCGACGGATCAGGAGGTCTTCACCGAAATCCGCACGCGGAAGAACAACTTCAAGGGCTGATAACTCAGCGCGCCTTGAAGATCATCTCCTTCGAGGCGATCACCGCGCCGAGTGTGATGAACACGCAAGCCAAAGCCACCGACCAGTGGAAAGCCGCAATGCCGGTGGCCACCAGCACGATGGTTGAAAACAGCGGCGAGCAATAGGACAGCGCGCCCAGCACGAAAATATCGCCATGTTTGAGGCCGTAATCCCACACATAAAAGGCCGCCCCGACAGGAAGCAGACCCAAAGCCACAATCGCCGCCCATTGCGAAGCGTGATCAGGCCAGATCGTCTGCTCAAACAGCAGATGCGCGGTCCATGACAGCACTGCGGTAGCGAGGCAAAACCCCGCCACCACATCCGTCGGCACATGGCCGGTGCGCCGCGCCAGCAGGGAATAGCCCGCCCAGATCAGCGGTAGCGGAAACGCCAGATAGTGGCCAAGCTGCAACCCGCCTGAAAAGCCAAACACCTTGCCACGGGTGATTACCAGTGCGGCCCCGGCCAGCCCCAACGCCGTGCCGATAAGGTGATGCAGTTTCAACCGTTCGCCCGGCAGAAAACCGGCCAAAACCACAATCAGCGTCGGCCATAAATAGGCGATCAGGCTGACATCCACAGCTGGCGCGTTCTTCACCGCCGCGAAATACAGCGCGTGATAGCTGAACAACCCGCCGATCCCCAAAGCCCAGATGCGCCAATCCTGCTTCAGTGCCGCAAAGCCATGCGGGCGAAACGGCCAGGTCACCGCACACAACGCGCCGCCAATCAGGAAGGTGATCGACGTCATCTGGAAAGCGGGCATCGCGCCACTTGCTGCCGACAACGCCGCAAGCATCGCCCACATCAGGATGGCGAGAAACCCGATCAGCGTGGCTTGGGTTTTGCTCATGCGGTCTTGGCCGGGAAGAACTGCGCCGCAATGATGCTCAAGGTAACAGCACCCAGAATGATGGCACCGCCCACCAAGGAGGTGAATTCCGGCATCTCACCCACCACTGCCCAGGACCAGAACGGATTGAACACCGCGTCCAGCATCACGATCAAAGATAACGTAACGGCGGGCACTGAGCGCGCACCCCAACCATAGAAAATCAGCGGCACGGCCAGCTGCACCACGCCCATGGCAAACAGCAGCAGCATATGGTCCCGGCCCACGGCGAATACCCCGGCCGGGCCGATAAAAGTGCTGGCCAGCGAAGCGATGATGAAACTGAGAAAACCGCCGGCGCAGATGGTTGTCATCATGTCATGCTCGCGGTAGCGCCGCAAAAACAGCGTCTGGATGGCAAAGGTAAAGGGCACGCCAAAGGCCAGGATCAGCCCCAGTACATTGCCGCTGGCAAAACCATGTTGTGCAATCACCCCCATGCCGCCCAACGCGATCAGGGCCGAGATCCACGACAGGATATGTGGCCGCTCACCGGTCAGCCACGGGCTCAGCATTGCGGTGATCAAGGGTGAAGTGGCGCCGATCACTGAAACGGCTGCGGTGTTCACCAGTGTGAGCGACGTCACGTAAACCGTGGTGCCAAGCGCAAAGGAAAAGGATGAGATCAGAATGGCCGGAAAGGGCAACCGGTCAAATTCATTCAGCAGCTTGCGGCCGTGAATTGCCAACAGCCACACCAAAAGGCTGCAGGCCAGCCAGAGCCCGCGCCAGGCATTGATCTGCCAGCCATTCAGCTCCGGCATCAGCCGCACAAACAGGCCCGAGAGACTCCAGCCCACCGTTGCCAGCACCACGAAGGTAAGCCCGGCCGCCTTGTTCCCCTGCCCTGTCACGTCTCACTCCCGAATCTGGCAGGACCGTAGCAAAGGCACATGAAGTGAAGAAGCGTTAGATGCCTTGCATGTCTTCAAATAATTCTGTCGCAGCAGATACTTTGAGTCATCTCACTTCGGTGCGGAAGCTGCGCGAAAATCTTCCGGCGTGTTCAAATTGGCAAAGGGGTCGCCTGAAGCCGCCGTCCATTCCACTTCCCGCGCCTTGGCCAGCGCCGCCCAATCCATCACCCGGACCAGACCTGATTTCAGTTCAAGGTCCAGTAGTGCCGCAAGATCGCTGGGCCACAGGCCGGTCAGATAATGCGCCTGCCCCTGCGATGCTGCGATGGCCGGAAGCACCGGCTTCAACCGTGCCGCCAGATCAAGCGGCAGAAACGGCCCGTCACACGGCACCGTCAACACCGCGTCGAAGCCCTGTTCAGCGCCACAACTCAATGCCGCATGCAGCCCGGCCAGCGGCGAATGGGTTTCGTAGCGATCCGGAACCACATCAAGTCCGAGAGTTTGGAATCGTGTCGCATCGCCATTGGCATTGATCACCAGCGCATCAACCTGCGCCCCCAGCCGCGCCGCCACTTCCGCAATCAGCGGCCGGCCACGAAATTCCATCAAGGCCTTTTCCTGTCCCATGCGGCTGGACTTGCCCCCGGCAATAATGGCACCGAGGATTTTCATCCGTGCGCGTAGAGCCGCGTGGGCGGCAGGAACAGCCTTGCAGCATCCCCAACTTTCACGTCGCCCTCACGCTCCACCCAGGCGGTTACGCCGCGTTTGTTGGTGGCGGCCTTCACGAAACCCCAGCCCGCTTCGCCATGATGTTGCACGATCACTTTCGTCACCTGGGAACATGGCGCATTTTCCATATCCACCACCAGCGTGGCACCCGATGGAAATTGAATGCGCGTCGATGGCGGCAGCAGGGTCAAATCCGGAATGCCGGAAATCAGCATATTGGCGCCCAACCAAATGGGATCAACCTCGGGAATGCCCAAACGCTCTGCCACTTCCGCCAGCTCGTCGGGCGCCACAATCGTGATCTGCCGCACATTGCGGATTTTGGTGCCGCGCTTGTAGAGCAGCAGCGTGCGGCTGTCGGCCTCGCGCGTGTCTCCCGCATGGCAATCGCCTTCCGGTCCGGACAGTAAAAGATTGAGGCTGTCACGTTCAGGCTTTTCAAAACCATTTTCGCGCGAGGTTTTGGAAAACAGCTTTTCCACCTTGCCTTCAAACCCAACCTTGTGAACCAATACCATCGCTGGCCTCCTGCTAAAGCCTATTCTATATGGCTGCGGATGGATGAAAGCCAAGCCGATTTCACGCTCGATCTGTCAGGCCTGCTTTGCCCGCTGCCGGTGCTCAAAGCGCGCAAGAAGCTTCTGTCCATGCCTGCCGGCCAAGTTCTGCATGTGATCGCCACCGATCCGATGGCCGCCATCGACATGCCGCATTTCTGCACCGAGCAAGGGCACCAGCTGCTGCGTCAGGAGAAATCGCAAACGCGGCTTAATTTCTGGATCAGAAGAGCGCCTTGACCTTTGGTGGAAAGCCCGCCGTCACCGTGCCGTCTTCATATTCAATCAGCGGCCGCCGGATCAGAGATGTATGCGCCGCTGCCAGCTTGGCCGCCTTCTTGTCGTCCAGCCCTTCAGTCTCGGATGGCGGCAGCCCGCGCCAGGTATAGCCGGAGCGGTTGATCATCTTCTC
This Aestuariivirga litoralis DNA region includes the following protein-coding sequences:
- the hpt gene encoding hypoxanthine phosphoribosyltransferase, with amino-acid sequence MSSIKIDGHRIDVLFSEDQISERLKSLAVEIAATKPNRLLVVPVLKGSFVFAADLLRAMHHAGLTPEVDFMILSSYRAAMKSSGKVDVLRDIDSEIQGRDILLVDDILESGRTLAFAKDLLAARGAKSVRSAVLLFKPGHLAASIKADHCAFECPDLFVVGYGMDMAHQFRELPFVGHVVKED
- a CDS encoding zinc-ribbon domain-containing protein codes for the protein MIVSCPSCTTRYNIGAHAGHEPFKVTCNACGHHWQELPVIEIKDITDAVLPATFEEIDEHQFDVGQLVEAARNVRQDYKARQMARTKTIGGWASFALVAASPFLFAAIAPEATVLAAPVTAGAYAKFGHEINLYGLNIAHVEQVNKSTGGQHVLTVKGEISNPTEDIRKIPSLRFALTDEKGVEVYTWTLDTAARPLRPGETTAFTTRVSSPPELAQKLQIRFAHADEIGSNPTL
- the ftsE gene encoding cell division ATP-binding protein FtsE is translated as MGVIELQDVSLRYAGGPPVLHDVNLDLAQGDLRFLTGPSGAGKSTLLRLLFLALKPDSGIARVFGSDVSRLTPHERALLRRKLGVVFQDFRLLKHMSVFENVALPLRAAGARPETYASDVNDLLDWIGLKSRAHDLPDTLSGGEKQRVAIARAVVTKPQVILADEPTGNVDPAMARRLLRLFLELNRQGTTVLLATHDTELIRRAGGQALHLEAGTLGAA
- a CDS encoding cell division protein FtsX — its product is MSDQPSAKPSPVFPRRVAPLRALIITMAVMCYLACLAIGALVLINRATQSWTQGLAREITVEVRPLSDAKLDDEVKKALSLLEATKGVLSTEALPLEDSARLLEPWLGKVEVDDLPLPRLIRVSIDEANPPDYEALATSLTTQVKGASLDTHQRWQNEFIRLGNSLTLLTALVLGLISLATILLVTAAARGVIEANRSIVDVLELIGAEPHFIARQNDRQFLSSGLTSGFAGLILGLLTFSALGVFGGAADEAMAAAGRSLFFAPQARWQLVAGLLSVPVAATLIALLVSRITLMRILGKDL
- a CDS encoding lysophospholipid acyltransferase family protein; translated protein: MIVLRSLIFNIAFYVVLMLFLIFGLPLTLASRITAIRALQAWGRTMNWLLRVICNIKVEVRGAGNIPPGPLLVAGKHQSTWETFALPVLFNDPCVVLKKQIFYIPLMGWPYGYKFRMLPVDRGAGSKALKDLIRRGKEELAAGRQIIILPEGTRRPVGAPPDYKSGTAALYTNLNVPCVTFGLNAGVFWPRHGFLRPPGTIVIEFGKTIPPGLTRKVFEAQLQDTIETISNRLVAEASKS
- a CDS encoding gamma-glutamylcyclotransferase, translating into MSTEPHRIFAYGSLMWRPDFNFTSARKARLHGFHRRLSVFSHHYRGTPEKPGLVLGLDRGGSCLGLVYDVAAENWAEVIAKVRAREMLGDAYHERQKRFVVLDSGESVEALTYIVQRTSKQYVPQMKMEELLHFIGQGHGTMGSCRDYVANTIQHLRELGIHDPGMEAFAPHVMN
- a CDS encoding prephenate/arogenate dehydrogenase family protein, with the translated sequence MSIMFEKVALLGLGLIGSSICHGIRAKGLARHISGHARSAETRAVALEIKLVDDVHVHAADAVKDADLVILCAPVGACAALAKEIGPHLKAGAIVTDVGSVKGAIARDCGPFIPQNVHFIPGHPVAGTEQSGPRAGFAELFHGRWCILTPLPGADSAAVAKLTQFWEGLGSMVDTMEVGHHDLVLAITSHLPHLIAYNTVATAADLETVTDSEVIKYSASGFRDFTRIAASDPTMWRDVFLNNKEAVLEMLGRFSEELAVLQRAVRWGDGDTLFNLFTRAREVRRGIIAAGQDTAAPDFGRGHKPK
- the hisC gene encoding histidinol-phosphate transaminase, translating into MTTQNINGPKPKSGILDIHAYVPGKSGAKTGKVFKLSSNESALGASPKATEAFSAAAKDMALYPDGSATELRAAIAKRHGLKAENIVCGAGSDELLQLLAHAYLGPGDEAVYSQFGFLVYPIAIASNGAKSVVAPEHAHRADVGEILSRVTAKTKIVFLANPNNPTGTYLSAAEVKRLHQGLPAHVLLVLDAAYAEFVLSNNYDAGVSLVEAHDNVVMTRTFSKIHGLAALRLGWAYCPAPIADVLNRIRGPFNVSLPALKAGVAAIEDTRFVDEAVAFNNKWLSWLTDEISKLGLKVTPSVGNFILVHFGSPEAAQKADAFLSERGLILRRVDSYGLPAALRLSIGPEEANHAVVAALKEFLK
- a CDS encoding class I SAM-dependent methyltransferase, giving the protein MNIVDIAEFYSHPLGRVTQGVLAAKLKPAVVVPADQLVLGLGYASPYIQGHERALSFMMARAGVIHWPEQGKVRSALVDELDLPLGDNVVDVALLVHALEFAESAEELMEEVWRVLSPQGRLIVVVPNRRGFWSVSDASPFGQGQPFSTNQLMTLLKAAQFSLKRVDYSLIAPPWLGLPLMKGLEPLGRTGIGRMGGVIVIEAVKQIHAYSTGKLVRRALPRLRPVLLPNPQPAGRGLASRG